From the Toxoplasma gondii ME49 chromosome VIIa, whole genome shotgun sequence genome, one window contains:
- a CDS encoding hypothetical protein (encoded by transcript TGME49_205770), whose protein sequence is MRFVSDEPRGEGGDRSERHSVGDIGVENSVDAPVCRLGSDSEFALIVARRFLVGSVQGGDSASAVNCEGLWWTMVERCN, encoded by the exons ATGAGGTTTGTGAGCGACGAGCCTCGTGGGGAGGGAGGTGATCGCAGTGAGCGACACTCAGTGGGAGACATTGGCGTTGAGAATTCGGTCGATGCGCCTGTTTGCAGATTAGGAAGCGACTCGGAGTTTGCATTAATCGTGGCACGTCGTTTTCTG GTCGGTTCGGTTCAGGGTGGGGATTCAGCGTCCGCGGTGAACTGCGAGGGGCTGTGGTGGACAATGGTGGAAAGGTGTAATTGA